DNA from Leptospira harrisiae:
AGTTTTTTCAGAAAACTTCCAAAATACAAAGGCTTCTTTGGGAGTTCGCACAAGAACTCGAATCAGATCTTCCTGCGAAAATTCGGGATGTTTGGTAAATCTGGAATCGTTGTAAATGGACTGGGTATGGGATTGGACAGGAGGATTCGTTACTTTTTTTGCTGCTTTCTTAGGTGCAACTGTTACAGTTTTTTTGGCAATGGTGGCACTTAACTTTTTCTTTTTAGGCGCACTTTTTTTTACCTTTCCATCTTTTTTTTCTTCATTTGCCATCCTCCAAGCTTAAAGACGAGAAACACTCGCCTTCAATTCTTTTTTATTTGACGTTTGCTTTTTTTCTAAAATACAATCATTCCATACCAAATTGGGACAAACTATGAAAATCAATTATACCTGGAAACATCTAGATCGATCTGAAGCCGCTGAAAAATATGCGGACGAAAAATTAGAACGAGTATCAAAATACGTTCAAAAAATCGTATCCTGTGAAGTATCATTTGAAGCCATTCATGGAGAAATCCACTCTAACCTGAAGTTACATGCTGATGGCAATAATTTCAACGCACACAACCAAGACAAAGATGTATATGTTTGTATCGATGGATTGGAAGACAAAATTCTATCTCAAACTAGCAAACACCACGATAAAAAAAGCCAACACTAATCTCTAATATGATTCAGAAGTCGGAAGAAGCACTTACCTATCTTTCTAACGGTGAGTTTGAAACTGCAAAATCTCTTTATTCCGTACTTCTGGACAGAGACCCACTTGACCTTTCCTCCATCAGCGGATTTTATATTGCCAGTTTTTGGGACCATAGACTTGATCTAATTCTAAAAACAAGAGAAGGAAAAGATCGAGGGAAACTCCTCCTTTCTCTCTTTGCCGACTTTGAATCAGAAATCCGAAAACGAGGGTATCATACCACTGAAAGTTTTTTTGTCACGCAAGACTGCATCCTTAAAGAAGCTAGAGACCACCTAAAACTGGCTTACCAATGGGAAGGAGCTAACGCTCTCGACAAAGACTTGTTACGTGAACTGGCGGCATGCCTCATCAAAATCCAAGACTATGGAATGGCTCTTGAAGTCCTCCTCTATGGTGGGAACAAACAATCCCCAGTCCTCCAATACTATTTGGCAGAAACACAGGTGATGACGGGAAATGAAAGAGAAGGAATTGAAACCTACCGTAATGCCTTTTTAAATGACCCACAACTTTTTCCCCACACTATGGTACGCTGGCCACCGCTACTCACCCTCATCCAAAAAGCGGGTGAAATTACCACGAAAGAAGAAGAAATGAAGGAACTCGTTCCTGTCCTTGCATGGAGAGAAGGAGTCTTTCACCCTCTCGTAAAAAAAGAAGAAGCGACAATTCAGATCTGGTTTTCGGAACTAAAGAGACTGGCTGATAGCAAAGAAAGAAGTGGTGGTTCGTTTCGGTTGGAAGCAAGGATGGAGCAGTTGGCATTGGCCATCCTCCATTCGGCTGACGACATCCGTTCCCGCGACGCCGTCCAATTTGCCAAAGGATTTGTTTAGAAGTTTATTTTTCTACAGATTCGATAAGAAGTCTTAATTCATCTGCTGAAGATTCTCTTCCGGTTTTTTCATAATACAATTCTAGTTCACGAAGTCCATAAACAGCACCAGGAGCCGATCGCAAACGATCGAGTAACACGCGTTTTTGATAGGATTCATTTAGGTCGAGGCTTGTAGGTTCGTATTGGTAGTTGTTTTGTTCGATGACAACACCAGCGCTGTCATTGTTTCCAGCAAGAGTTGGTTCTTGGGAATTGCGAGTAGCAAGCACAAACACTAAACTCAGGGCCATCACTGCAGAAAAAGAATACTGAACCGTTCTGTTTTCCACTAGGTCTCTGAATGTGAAGGAAATCTTTTGGTTGGGTTTGTCAATGGTGACGGATTCAAGAAGATTGAAAAGGCGGGTGTCGAAGTCTTCCGACATTCGAGGAAGGATGGTGTCTTCTTTTTCCTTCACATGCTGGAAAAGAGAACAAATCTTATTTTCCAAAACCACATTGTCTGTCTCATCTGTAAAGAGACCCGGATATTGTGAACGAAACCAATCTTTTAAACTCATAAACTTATTTTTCAAAGAACCCTTCTCCCTTTTCGTCTTTCTGGATGAGGTGCTTCAAAAACTCCTTGGCCTTGAAGAGACGACTCTTAACAGTACCTACATTACATTCCATGATCTCGGCAATTTCGTTATACGAAAGATTTTCGAAATAACGAAGTTCCAAAACCTGTTTGTAGGAATCTTCCAAGAGTGCGATCTTATCCATTAGATAACGAGACTC
Protein-coding regions in this window:
- the hpf gene encoding ribosome hibernation-promoting factor, HPF/YfiA family, whose product is MKINYTWKHLDRSEAAEKYADEKLERVSKYVQKIVSCEVSFEAIHGEIHSNLKLHADGNNFNAHNQDKDVYVCIDGLEDKILSQTSKHHDKKSQH
- a CDS encoding LIMLP_12425 family protein; the protein is MSLKDWFRSQYPGLFTDETDNVVLENKICSLFQHVKEKEDTILPRMSEDFDTRLFNLLESVTIDKPNQKISFTFRDLVENRTVQYSFSAVMALSLVFVLATRNSQEPTLAGNNDSAGVVIEQNNYQYEPTSLDLNESYQKRVLLDRLRSAPGAVYGLRELELYYEKTGRESSADELRLLIESVEK